One window of Hippoglossus stenolepis isolate QCI-W04-F060 chromosome 1, HSTE1.2, whole genome shotgun sequence genomic DNA carries:
- the si:ch1073-291c23.2 gene encoding uncharacterized protein si:ch1073-291c23.2, giving the protein MVFFRGARERTVPGKHSTELTAAPAINSILKMSAELYTVSGPGGNDASLQGTTVGGSKPLHRFMKGQPKTIGVVVLVLGSSFFIISIAMLDDLPDEPMWKINPAVIIQGILFIMCGIMYILTEHNPTKKTVTISLALSIVSILATLWTDLHILPDLVHSHYYRHYAYNYNITETEEGLWTEHYEDMGKSLEGIFVFYSSAGAIILIVMSTLAGAALRSTKSQAVVMMTAAPTETPAE; this is encoded by the exons ATGGTCTTTTTCCGAGGAGCACGAGAACGCACCGTCCCAGGGAAGCATAGCACGGAGCTCACAGCTGCACCAG CAATCAATTCAATCCTTAAAATGTCTGCCGAGCTGTACACTGTGAGTGGACCAGGCGGGAATGATGCAAGTCTTCAAGGCACCACAGTGGGGGGCAGCAAACCTTTACACCGCTTCATGAAAGGACAACCCAAGACTATTGgc gTCGTTGTGTTGGTCTTGGGCTCGtctttctttatcatttcaaTTGCAATGTTAGACGACCTCCCTGATGAGCCTATGTGGAAAATCAACCCAGCTGTCATTATTCAGGGAATTCTG ttcatcatgtgtggGATTATGTATATTCTGACAGAGCACAATCCAACCAAGAAAACA GTCACCATATCTCTGGCTCTGAGTATTGTGTCGATACTGGCGACATTGTGGACTGACTTGCACATCCTGCCCGATTTAGTACACAGCCACTACTACAGGCATTATGCTTACAATTATAacatcacagaaacagaagaaggaTTATGGACAGAACATTATGag gACATGGGAAAGAGCTTGGAGGGGATCTTTGTATTCTACAGTTCTGCTGGTgcaattattttaattgtaatgtCAACTCTGGCTGGAGCTGCCCTGCGTTCCACAAAGAGTCAG